One Pyrus communis chromosome 13, drPyrComm1.1, whole genome shotgun sequence genomic window carries:
- the LOC137711980 gene encoding PAN domain-containing protein At5g03700-like: METFTKSVTRLSLAQLLLITLTVLLYVTSPPCVAAAQAELPRGFKATPDPSIQTFQPLLTDPTGNFSLGFLRVNKTQLALALLHVPSSDPFWLANPTQLARWSDRTTLLFNGSIVLLDPQSRVFWSTLTETGDRVAILDTSNVQIQTTQDNVLWQSFDFPTNTLVENQNFTSTMKLVSSNGLYSMRLGNDFMGLYAKFKPGSNADQIYWKHKAMEVKAQVVEGKGPIYARVEPDGFMGMYQTGNPAPVDIQPFMTYPRLINGLRKVRLEPDGNLKAYYWGGSNWALDFQAIATTCELPSPCGSFGLCEAGNSSCSCLDNQTEFRSGECFPVQSGDFCGSGWGEINSFWVLRRNGVELPYKELMGYKTMSSYWECERTCESNCSCWGAVYNNGSGFCYLIDYPIQSLVGVGDESKMGYFKVREGAGRKKINVGVGVGIGVVCVALLIFIGVVGVWRFRAWRRKRGGAGKRFMGQDGGVSPGPYKDLGSASFKSIEIVGQNS, encoded by the coding sequence aTGGAAACGTTTACCAAATCAGTGACTCGTCTGAGCTTAGCTCAGCTTCTTCTAATAACACTCACTGTATTACTCTACGTCACTTCGCCACCTTGCGTCGCCGCCGCCCAAGCGGAGCTTCCCAGAGGCTTCAAAGCCACTCCGGACCCTTCAATCCAAACCTTCCAACCTCTGCTCACCGACCCAACCGGCAACTTCTCACTGGGTTTCCTCCGAGTCAACAAAACCCAACTAGCTCTGGCGCTCCTCCACGTGCCTTCCTCCGACCCGTTTTGGCTCGCCAACCCGACGCAACTCGCCCGCTGGTCCGACCGCACGACCCTCCTCTTCAACGGCAGCATCGTCCTCTTAGATCCCCAGTCGAGAGTATTCTGGTCAACTCTCACCGAAACCGGCGACCGGGTTGCAATCCTCGACACCTCCAACGTCCAAATCCAAACAACCCAGGACAACGTTCTATGGCAGAGTTTTGACTTTCCCACAAATACTCTCGTCGAGAACCAGAATTTCACATCGACCATGAAGCTTGTCTCATCCAACGGCCTATATTCGATGCGATTGGGCAACGATTTCATGGGTCTGTACGCGAAGTTCAAACCAGGTTCAAACGCAGACCAAATTTACTGGAAACACAAAGCCATGGAAGTCAAGGCCCAAGTCGtcgaaggaaaaggacccatttACGCCCGAGTAGAGCCCGACGGGTTCATGGGAATGTACCAAACCGGGAACCCAGCTCCGGTCGACATCCAACCGTTCATGACCTATCCGAGGCTAATCAACGGCCTCCGTAAAGTCCGTCTGGAACCGGACGGAAACCTCAAGGCGTATTACTGGGGCGGTTCGAACTGGGCTTTGGATTTCCAGGCGATTGCCACCACGTGCGAGCTTCCCAGTCCATGCGGTTCGTTCGGTTTGTGCGAGGCCGGGAACAGTTCGTGTTCGTGTTTGGATAACCAGACGGAGTTCCGGTCCGGCGAGTGTTTTCCGGTTCAGAGCGGCGACTTCTGCGGTTCCGGATGGGGGGAAATTAATAGCTTCTGGGTTTTAAGGAGGAACGGCGTGGAGCTGCCGTACAAGGAGTTGATGGGTTATAAAACGATGTCGTCTTATTGGGAATGCGAACGAACCTGTGAAAGCAACTGTAGCTGTTGGGGCGCGGTGTACAACAACGGGTCCGGGTTTTGTTACTTGATTGATTACCCGATCCAGAGTTTGGTGGGCGTTGGGGATGAGAGTAAGATGGGTTATTTTAAGGTGCGGGAGGGTGCAGGAAGGAAGAAAATAAATGTGGGTGTGGGAGTTGGGATTGGGGTGGTTTGTGTTGCACTTTTGATATTTATTGGGGTGGTGGGGGTTTGGAGGTTTAGGGcgtggaggaggaagagaggagGAGCGGGGAAGAGGTTCATGGGTCAAGATGGCGGTGTTTCGCCCGGCCCGTATAAGGATCTCGGGTCCGCAAGCTTTAAGTCCATTGAGATCGTTGGGCAAAATAGTTAA